One part of the Patescibacteria group bacterium genome encodes these proteins:
- a CDS encoding metal-sensing transcriptional repressor translates to MLKSKSLINLKKTQSLLSKIIEMIENDNYCIDIMQQNLAAIGLLRSAHQMLMEKHLNTCFKKAMGTKNEKRKQEMTDEILKVTKLFNK, encoded by the coding sequence ATGTTAAAAAGCAAATCTCTAATAAATTTAAAAAAAACCCAAAGTCTTCTTTCCAAGATAATTGAGATGATAGAAAATGATAATTATTGTATAGATATAATGCAACAAAATCTAGCGGCGATAGGTCTTTTAAGATCTGCGCATCAAATGCTTATGGAGAAACATCTTAACACTTGTTTTAAAAAGGCTATGGGTACAAAAAACGAAAAAAGAAAACAGGAAATGACAGACGAAATTCTAAAAGTTACTAAATTATTTAATAAGTAG